A single Cyclopterus lumpus isolate fCycLum1 chromosome 15, fCycLum1.pri, whole genome shotgun sequence DNA region contains:
- the nkx6.2 gene encoding homeobox protein Nkx-6.2, which produces MLAVGQMEANRQSAFVLGSTPLAALHNMTEMKTSLFPYSLQQSPAGFKMPPLSCLNSHMALGTPHGISDILGRPITTAGQLLSGFPRINGLSNTAAAAAAAGMYFSPAMSRYPKPLAELPGRAPIFWPGVMQGSPWRDPRVHCPSQVNMMLDKDGKKKHSRPTFSGQQIFALEKTFEQTKYLAGPERARLAYSLGMTESQVKVWFQNRRTKWRKRHAAEMATAKKKHDSETEKMKESSDNEDDDEYNKPLDPNSDDEKITRLLKKHKATNLALISPCSNSSDTL; this is translated from the exons ATGTTAGCGGTCGGGCAAATGGAGGCTAACCGGCAGAGTGCGTTCGTCCTGGGCAGCACCCCGCTGGCGGCGTTGCACAACATGACCGAGATGAAGACGTCCCTATTCCCGTATTCGCTGCAGCAGAGCCCGGCGGGCTTCAAGATGCCCCCGCTCTCTTGCCTCAACTCCCACATGGCCTTGGGGACCCCGCACGGAATAAGCGACATCCTGGGAAGACCCATCACCACGGCCGGACAGCTGCTCTCCGGGTTCCCCAGGATAAACGGCCTGTCCAACACCGCGGCCGCAGCTGCTGCAGCGGGGATGTACTTCAGCCCGGCGATGTCGCGGTACCCGAAGCCTCTGGCCGAGTTGCCGGGGAGGGCGCCCATCTTCTGGCCTGGGGTGATGCAGGGTTCTCCCTGGAGGGACCCGCGGGTTCACTGTCCTA GTCAAGTTAATATGATGTTGGACAAGGACGGAAAGAAGAAACACTCCAGACCGACCTTTTCAGGACAGCAGATTTTTGCACTGGAAAAAACTTTCGAGCAGACGAAATACCTGGCTGGCCCGGAGAGAGCCCGCCTGGCTTACTCTTTAGGGATGACCGAGAGTCAAGTcaag gtCTGGTTTCAAAACAGGAGGACCAAATGGCGGAAGAGACACGCGGCGGAAATGGCCACGGCCAAGAAGAAGCACGACTCGGAGacggagaagatgaaggagagcTCGGAcaacgaggacgacgacgagtaCAACAAGCCGCTGGACCCGAATTCGGACGACGAGAAAATCACGAGACTGTTGAAAAAGCACAAGGCCACCAACCTGGCGCTGATCAGCCCCTGCAGTAACAGCTCGGACACCTTGTGA